The following are from one region of the Chloracidobacterium sp. genome:
- a CDS encoding N-acetylornithine carbamoyltransferase translates to MDSFLSTSGLDRASLEYLVENAVGFKERRDSDSKPLSGRSIALVFFNPSLRTRASMQVGIYELGGNAVILEPGSTSWTLEHRESVVMDGDKTEHLKEFVRVLGRYVSAIGVRTFAELRDWNVERTDPVLNAFARYSTVPIINLESSMHHPCQAMADMMTIRENLGVGGRKVLLTWAWHPKALPMAVPNSFALAAAQFGHELTIACPEGYELDDALMAQIRSEAQSNGGTVSLTNNETSGFDEVDVVYAKSWGSKNHYGDLEREISERSLYRGQWMVDEAKMSRTNRAKFMHCLPVRRNVIVSDAVIDSPDSVIIDEAENRLHIQKAILTEMLK, encoded by the coding sequence ATGGATAGTTTCTTAAGCACATCCGGCCTTGATCGGGCATCGCTCGAGTATTTGGTCGAAAATGCCGTCGGGTTCAAGGAAAGACGAGATTCGGACAGCAAGCCCCTTTCAGGCCGTTCTATCGCACTCGTATTCTTTAATCCGTCGCTTCGAACGCGTGCATCGATGCAGGTCGGCATTTATGAACTCGGCGGTAATGCGGTGATCTTGGAGCCCGGGTCTACATCGTGGACGCTCGAGCATCGAGAAAGCGTGGTCATGGACGGCGACAAGACCGAACACTTGAAAGAGTTCGTCCGCGTGCTTGGGCGATATGTTTCGGCCATCGGCGTAAGGACATTCGCCGAGTTGAGAGACTGGAATGTCGAAAGGACCGACCCCGTACTTAATGCATTTGCTCGATACTCTACCGTACCGATCATCAATCTTGAGTCATCAATGCACCATCCCTGTCAGGCGATGGCGGACATGATGACGATTCGTGAAAATCTCGGGGTCGGTGGTAGAAAGGTCCTGTTGACATGGGCCTGGCACCCAAAGGCTCTGCCAATGGCCGTTCCGAACAGTTTTGCCCTTGCGGCGGCCCAATTCGGGCACGAGCTGACGATCGCCTGTCCTGAAGGTTATGAACTGGACGATGCATTGATGGCTCAGATACGATCCGAGGCTCAGTCAAACGGGGGAACAGTCAGTTTAACGAACAACGAAACGAGCGGATTCGATGAAGTTGACGTTGTGTATGCAAAGAGTTGGGGCAGTAAGAACCACTACGGCGATCTGGAGCGGGAAATCAGCGAGCGCTCGTTGTACCGCGGGCAATGGATGGTCGACGAAGCGAAAATGTCACGGACGAATCGAGCGAAATTCATGCACTGTCTTCCTGTCAGGAGAAATGTGATAGTTTCCGACGCAGTTATCGACTCTCCAGATTCAGTCATTATCGACGAGGCCGAAAATCGCCTTCATATTCAGAAGGCGATCTTGACGGAGATGCTTAAATGA
- the argB gene encoding acetylglutamate kinase, whose amino-acid sequence MNIETLDLLREALPYIQRFQGKTFVVKFSGKVTEDKENLASLAEEIALLHQVGIRICVIHGGGKQLSELAQKLGVVQTVVEGRRVTDDDTLDLAKMIFRGKINTEILSQLRRRGVDAVGLSGVDGGVIKAVRRPPKNMLNKQTGEIESIDFGNVGDIVEIDTHLLDLLLEGGYLPVISSLGADDEGKVFNINADTIAAEIAVSMKAEKLILLSDVDGIYTDPTDPATKIDRLTTIGAIKMMKSGKATGGMIPKLQSLTSLLSRGVGSAHVISGTAKNALLAEVFTDEGSGTMICK is encoded by the coding sequence ATGAACATTGAGACCTTAGACCTGCTTCGCGAGGCTCTTCCCTATATCCAGCGATTTCAGGGAAAGACGTTCGTGGTCAAATTCTCAGGGAAGGTAACCGAGGACAAAGAAAATCTCGCTTCGCTTGCCGAGGAGATCGCCCTGCTCCACCAAGTCGGCATCCGCATCTGCGTAATTCACGGCGGCGGAAAACAGCTTAGCGAGCTTGCTCAAAAACTCGGGGTTGTTCAGACGGTGGTCGAAGGCCGGCGCGTGACGGACGACGATACACTCGATCTTGCGAAAATGATCTTTCGCGGCAAGATAAATACGGAGATCCTATCTCAGTTACGGCGGCGAGGGGTCGATGCTGTCGGGCTTTCCGGTGTCGACGGTGGGGTAATTAAAGCTGTCCGAAGGCCGCCCAAGAACATGTTGAACAAACAGACCGGCGAAATTGAATCGATCGACTTTGGCAATGTCGGCGACATCGTAGAGATCGATACGCATCTGCTCGATCTCTTGCTCGAAGGCGGCTATTTGCCCGTGATCTCGTCGCTCGGAGCTGACGATGAGGGGAAGGTCTTCAATATCAACGCAGATACGATCGCGGCCGAGATCGCCGTTAGCATGAAAGCCGAAAAACTGATCCTGCTTTCTGATGTCGACGGTATCTATACCGACCCTACTGATCCTGCGACAAAGATCGATCGCTTGACAACGATCGGCGCAATAAAAATGATGAAAAGCGGTAAGGCTACCGGTGGAATGATCCCGAAACTGCAAAGCCTGACGTCGCTACTATCGAGAGGCGTCGGATCTGCACACGTGATAAGCGGCACTGCGAAAAATGCACTACTGGCAGAGGTGTTTACCGACGAAGGATCGGGAACGATGATCTGCAAATAG
- the secG gene encoding preprotein translocase subunit SecG, whose protein sequence is MLYILYGLFFIACLVLVATVLLQPGKTDAGALFTSNVSSAAFGPRGTASILSKITIVAASVFMVSAFLISMPALQGNVSVLQTVTDTTTDPGPAVVDSNSNSVPTEPNAQNAESAPASNQQDLNATPANNAGNSPANN, encoded by the coding sequence TTGCTTTATATACTTTACGGACTATTTTTTATAGCGTGCCTCGTACTTGTGGCAACGGTCTTGCTCCAGCCCGGGAAGACTGACGCCGGTGCTTTGTTTACAAGTAATGTTTCGAGTGCTGCGTTTGGTCCTCGTGGAACTGCGTCGATCCTTTCAAAGATAACGATCGTCGCGGCCTCGGTGTTCATGGTCTCAGCGTTTTTGATCTCGATGCCGGCTTTGCAGGGGAACGTTTCGGTGCTTCAGACTGTCACTGATACGACGACCGATCCCGGACCGGCCGTTGTCGATTCGAACTCAAACTCAGTTCCGACCGAACCGAACGCCCAGAACGCCGAATCGGCTCCGGCATCGAATCAGCAGGATTTGAACGCGACGCCGGCAAACAATGCGGGGAATTCGCCGGCGAATAATTAG
- a CDS encoding triose-phosphate isomerase, giving the protein MRKPVIAGNWKMYKLLGEAVETALALKPLVANANHCEVIIAPVFTALKTVSDRLEGSNISVAGQDCAVENQFGALTGEIAPVMLKDVGCSHVIIGHSERRQFYGETDESVNAKTKAAISADLKPIVCVGERLDEREAGQAEAIVEHQIVAALDGLTAKDAESIIIAYEPVWAIGTGKTASPEQAQEMHRHIRTVLSSSHGEVVAASVRILYGGSVKPENIAELMSQTDIDGALVGGASLDHQSFSRIVNYR; this is encoded by the coding sequence ATGAGAAAACCGGTAATTGCGGGAAACTGGAAAATGTATAAGCTTCTCGGCGAAGCGGTCGAAACTGCGCTTGCTTTGAAGCCGCTGGTCGCCAATGCGAATCATTGCGAAGTGATCATCGCACCTGTCTTCACTGCACTAAAAACGGTTTCAGATCGCCTCGAGGGATCGAACATTTCGGTTGCCGGACAGGACTGCGCCGTAGAGAACCAATTTGGCGCACTCACCGGTGAGATAGCACCGGTCATGCTAAAGGACGTCGGGTGTTCGCACGTTATCATCGGACACAGCGAGCGTCGCCAATTTTACGGCGAAACCGATGAATCTGTAAACGCAAAGACAAAAGCGGCGATATCTGCGGACCTGAAACCGATAGTCTGTGTCGGTGAGCGTCTCGATGAAAGGGAAGCCGGGCAGGCCGAGGCGATCGTAGAACACCAAATAGTCGCAGCACTTGATGGTTTGACAGCAAAAGACGCGGAAAGTATCATTATCGCTTACGAGCCTGTTTGGGCGATCGGTACGGGTAAAACCGCCTCGCCGGAACAGGCTCAAGAAATGCACCGTCATATTCGCACGGTTCTCTCTTCATCGCATGGCGAAGTCGTTGCGGCTTCAGTGAGAATACTGTACGGTGGATCGGTCAAACCCGAAAATATTGCGGAGTTGATGTCGCAAACGGACATCGACGGTGCTCTTGTTGGCGGGGCAAGTCTTGACCATCAAAGCTTCTCGAGGATCGTGAATTATCGATAA
- a CDS encoding phosphoglycerate kinase, with translation MQKKSIGDVELKDKTVFIRVDFNVPIKDGKIEDDTRIRGAVPTIEFARGQGARIILASHLGRPLKDQKKAEEKGLPFNKAKYSLRPVAGALSELLTTTVKFEGDELADQIAELNAGEVLMLENLRLNSGEEKNDPVFARSLAEGIDVYVNDAFGTAHRAHASTEGITHYVETCVAGLLMEKELEFLGKALNDPERPFVAILGGAKVSDKIPVIQSLIERKVDKLLIGGAMAYTFFKAQGFTVGKSLVEDDMMPKALEIEARARDAGVELLLPTDHQVVDSYDPINSRKAIQIEFTNAGLVGLDIGPDTAALFAHALQGARTIVWNGPMGMFEEKPFDEGTIAIANAVAEATDKGATSIVGGGDSVAAVNQAGLADKISHISTGGGATLEFLAGDVLPGVAALDDK, from the coding sequence ATGCAGAAGAAAAGTATTGGGGATGTTGAGCTTAAGGATAAAACTGTCTTCATCCGCGTGGATTTCAATGTGCCGATCAAGGATGGGAAAATTGAGGATGACACTCGAATTCGAGGCGCTGTTCCGACAATAGAATTCGCTCGCGGCCAGGGAGCCAGGATAATCCTGGCCTCGCATCTCGGGCGGCCCCTGAAAGATCAGAAGAAGGCCGAAGAAAAAGGTCTACCGTTCAACAAAGCTAAATACTCACTTCGCCCGGTGGCTGGGGCATTATCCGAACTGCTAACAACGACCGTGAAGTTCGAGGGTGACGAACTCGCCGATCAGATCGCAGAGCTGAATGCCGGCGAAGTCTTGATGCTTGAAAATCTGCGGCTTAACAGCGGAGAAGAGAAGAACGACCCTGTATTTGCACGATCGCTGGCCGAGGGGATCGATGTCTACGTCAATGATGCGTTCGGTACCGCCCACCGGGCACATGCCTCTACCGAGGGAATCACGCACTATGTCGAGACTTGTGTTGCGGGCCTCTTGATGGAGAAGGAACTCGAATTTCTCGGTAAGGCATTGAACGATCCAGAACGCCCGTTCGTTGCGATCCTCGGCGGGGCGAAAGTTTCAGACAAGATCCCGGTTATACAATCGCTGATCGAACGAAAGGTCGACAAACTACTTATCGGCGGTGCGATGGCTTACACATTCTTCAAGGCCCAGGGGTTTACGGTAGGAAAGTCGCTGGTCGAAGATGACATGATGCCGAAGGCCCTTGAGATCGAAGCGAGAGCAAGAGATGCCGGCGTCGAACTTTTGCTGCCGACCGATCATCAGGTCGTCGATTCGTACGACCCGATCAATTCGCGGAAGGCAATCCAGATCGAATTCACGAACGCCGGACTAGTTGGCCTCGATATTGGCCCGGACACGGCGGCGTTGTTCGCACACGCGCTTCAGGGTGCCAGAACGATCGTTTGGAATGGCCCGATGGGGATGTTCGAGGAGAAGCCGTTTGACGAGGGTACGATCGCTATCGCGAATGCTGTCGCCGAGGCAACTGATAAAGGAGCAACGTCGATAGTCGGCGGCGGCGATTCGGTCGCGGCGGTCAATCAGGCCGGACTCGCTGACAAGATCTCGCATATTTCGACCGGCGGCGGTGCGACGCTTGAATTTCTTGCCGGCGATGTCTTACCCGGCGTTGCCGCATTGGATGACAAGTAA
- the gap gene encoding type I glyceraldehyde-3-phosphate dehydrogenase: MGIKVGINGFGRIGRNVLRTCLGDKDIDFVAVNDLTDTKTLAHLLKYDSIMGNLDNEISAEGDLITVDGDSFKVFSEKDPALIDWESVGAEIVIESTGRFTKAEDASKHLRGTVKKVIISAPAKGEDVTIVLGVNEDMYDAANHHIISNASCTTNCLAPVAKVIHEKFGIKNALMNTIHSYTNDQQLLDLPHKDLRRARAAAMSMIPTSTGAAKAVALVIPELKGKFDGISVRVPTPNVSLVDVVMNVEKETTTEEVNQVLKDAANEEMKGILAFSEEPLVSIDFRGNPNSSIVDAENTKVIGGTAIKILSWYDNEWGYSCRVRDLVKFIASKGI, translated from the coding sequence ATGGGCATCAAAGTTGGCATCAATGGTTTTGGAAGGATCGGCAGAAACGTTCTCAGAACCTGTTTGGGTGATAAAGACATCGATTTTGTGGCAGTAAACGACCTTACTGACACGAAAACCCTCGCGCACCTTCTGAAATACGACTCGATAATGGGCAATCTCGATAATGAGATCTCTGCCGAAGGCGACCTGATCACGGTCGATGGAGATTCATTCAAGGTCTTCTCCGAAAAGGACCCGGCACTGATCGATTGGGAATCGGTAGGAGCGGAGATCGTCATCGAATCGACCGGACGGTTTACAAAAGCTGAAGACGCGTCGAAACATCTGCGGGGAACTGTTAAAAAGGTCATTATTTCCGCACCTGCAAAAGGCGAAGACGTGACAATTGTTCTGGGTGTCAATGAGGACATGTATGACGCTGCCAATCACCACATAATTTCCAATGCTTCGTGCACGACGAACTGTCTCGCACCGGTCGCAAAGGTCATCCATGAAAAGTTCGGGATCAAGAACGCTCTGATGAATACGATCCACAGCTACACGAATGACCAACAACTTTTGGATCTGCCTCATAAGGACCTCCGGAGGGCGCGTGCAGCCGCGATGTCAATGATCCCAACTTCGACCGGAGCAGCAAAGGCCGTTGCCCTCGTTATACCTGAGTTGAAAGGCAAATTCGACGGTATTTCAGTCCGCGTCCCGACGCCGAACGTTTCGCTCGTTGACGTTGTCATGAACGTTGAAAAGGAAACAACGACGGAAGAAGTGAATCAGGTGTTGAAAGACGCCGCAAATGAAGAGATGAAGGGGATTCTGGCATTTTCTGAAGAACCGCTCGTTTCCATCGATTTTCGCGGCAATCCGAATTCCTCGATCGTTGACGCCGAGAACACGAAGGTCATCGGCGGAACCGCGATCAAGATCCTTTCATGGTATGACAACGAATGGGGCTATTCCTGCCGCGTCCGCGATCTCGTGAAATTCATTGCATCGAAGGGAATATGA
- a CDS encoding TolC family protein — MTISRRKRINFLAVCLFATAAVTADAQDQQVAKVVPSPAKLTSAVDDPVPTLGDGRGISFDTGRTNLARVGVQTGTTLPLTLDDAIRKALENNNNIELTRDDVRFQETQIRSIQGFYDPVFSVTPTYTRNSTTGSSATNDFNINSNLLQQLGTGGNFSAFFNTSRTENAFAQAQVSSGQLVSSGSSIYTSSYGIRYTQPLFRNLKTDSTRRNLKIARRRLEQTDADFRRQTIETIAQVQRAYWDLVFALRDQQNRLANLELTRESLRQVDARIAAGAAAPLSKAEVETELANREGDLLIATQQVSIVENQLKQLLLRDVTAAEWSQTFVPTDRPAFSTDPISLDDAVKDAMDNRYELRRLKLAKDINDIDIDYFRNQTKPQIDLNTTFSLDGLSQGGTNSAFTTTLLTSQQDIFLLARENETRAILNLPGLPQVVNPPVFVPAQPSFLFGGFGRSLANTFRSDAPNFSVGVTISFPFRNRTAKANLAGAEIQKSQISTQLRAQEQTVIVEVRNAVQAVETARQRVLTARRARENAQIQADGERRLFDSGRSTTFLLFQRENALTNARNAEIRAETDYNKALADLQKATSTTFRVNNIDVQSPIDR, encoded by the coding sequence ATGACCATTTCTCGTCGTAAACGAATCAATTTTCTTGCCGTCTGTTTATTTGCTACTGCGGCTGTCACGGCCGATGCACAGGATCAGCAGGTCGCAAAGGTTGTTCCATCGCCGGCAAAGCTGACGTCTGCCGTTGATGATCCTGTTCCGACACTCGGTGATGGCCGGGGCATAAGCTTTGACACGGGGCGAACGAACCTCGCGAGAGTTGGTGTTCAGACCGGAACGACCCTGCCGTTGACGCTCGATGACGCGATTCGCAAAGCATTGGAGAACAACAACAACATCGAACTGACTCGTGACGACGTGAGATTTCAGGAAACACAGATCCGTTCGATCCAGGGATTCTATGATCCGGTATTTTCAGTGACGCCTACCTACACGAGAAATTCAACTACCGGATCAAGCGCCACTAACGATTTCAACATCAATTCAAATTTGCTTCAGCAGCTTGGCACCGGTGGAAATTTCTCTGCTTTCTTCAACACTTCCAGGACCGAGAACGCATTTGCTCAGGCGCAGGTAAGCTCCGGTCAATTGGTCTCGTCCGGATCGAGCATATATACGTCTAGCTACGGTATCCGTTATACCCAGCCATTATTCCGAAATCTCAAGACGGACAGCACACGCCGCAATTTGAAGATCGCCAGGCGCCGGCTCGAACAGACCGACGCCGATTTCAGGCGGCAGACGATAGAGACCATCGCACAGGTCCAGCGAGCATATTGGGATCTGGTATTCGCATTACGAGATCAGCAGAATCGCCTGGCGAATCTCGAATTAACCCGCGAAAGTCTGCGCCAGGTAGATGCACGGATCGCGGCAGGAGCCGCGGCGCCACTTTCAAAGGCAGAGGTCGAGACCGAACTTGCAAACCGTGAAGGCGACCTGCTGATAGCGACACAGCAGGTATCGATCGTTGAGAATCAGTTGAAACAGCTGTTGCTTCGTGACGTGACAGCAGCTGAATGGTCGCAGACGTTTGTGCCGACCGATCGCCCTGCCTTCAGCACCGATCCGATCAGTCTTGACGATGCTGTCAAAGATGCCATGGACAACCGTTATGAGCTTCGTCGTCTCAAGCTCGCAAAAGACATCAACGACATCGATATTGACTATTTCAGGAATCAGACCAAGCCGCAGATAGACCTGAATACGACATTTTCGTTGGATGGCTTATCGCAAGGCGGCACGAATTCTGCGTTCACGACAACACTTTTGACATCGCAGCAGGACATCTTTTTACTTGCTCGCGAGAATGAAACACGCGCGATCTTGAATCTTCCCGGCCTGCCGCAGGTTGTCAATCCGCCCGTTTTCGTGCCGGCCCAGCCGTCATTTCTCTTTGGTGGATTCGGGCGCTCGCTGGCGAATACGTTCAGAAGCGATGCTCCGAATTTTTCGGTCGGCGTTACGATCTCGTTTCCATTCAGGAATCGTACGGCAAAGGCCAACCTTGCCGGGGCCGAGATCCAGAAAAGTCAGATCTCAACACAGTTGCGGGCTCAAGAGCAAACGGTGATCGTCGAGGTAAGAAACGCCGTACAGGCGGTCGAGACCGCCCGCCAGCGTGTTTTAACGGCAAGACGAGCCCGTGAGAATGCGCAGATCCAGGCAGACGGCGAGAGGCGGCTGTTCGACTCAGGCCGATCAACGACCTTCTTGCTATTTCAGCGGGAAAACGCCCTGACCAATGCGCGAAATGCAGAGATCCGTGCCGAGACTGACTACAATAAGGCCCTCGCGGATCTTCAAAAGGCAACATCCACGACATTCCGTGTGAACAATATCGACGTGCAGTCACCGATCGATAGATGA